One segment of Babylonia areolata isolate BAREFJ2019XMU chromosome 24, ASM4173473v1, whole genome shotgun sequence DNA contains the following:
- the LOC143298940 gene encoding large ribosomal subunit protein eL21-like isoform X2, translating into MTNPKGYRRGTRYMFSRQFRKKGVTHLSTYMKVYKRGDIVDIKGDGAIQKGMPFKFYHGKTGRIFNVTKHAVGVVVNKRVGNRIIPKKINVRVEHIKHSNCRLDFLNRVKLNEEKKRQAKEKACRCSAKERSPKQPREGHFVSTKYNKPQWIQPIPYEIIA; encoded by the exons ATGACGAACCCCAAGGGATACAGGCGCGGCACGCGCTACATGTTCTCAAGGCAGTTCAGGAAGAAGGGAGTGACCCATCTTTCCACGTATATGAAAGTCTACAAACGTGGTGATATTGTTGATATCAAG GGTGATGGAGCAATCCAGAAGGGAATGCCGTTCAAGTTTTACCATGGCAAGACGGGCCGTATCTTCAATGTGACGAAGCATGCTGTGGGTGTGGTGGTCAACAAGAGAGTGGG taatCGTATCATCCCCAAGAAGATCAATGTGCGTGTGGAGCACATCAAGCACTCCAACTGCCGGCTGGACTTCCTGAACCGTGTGAAGctgaatgaggagaagaagaggcaggccaAGGAGAAGGCTTGCAGGTGCAGTGCAAAAGAGAGGTCA CCCAAGCAGCCGAGGGAGGGTCACTTCGTGTCGACAAAGTACAACAAACCACAGTGGATCCAGCCCATCCCCTATGAGATCATTGCATAA
- the LOC143298940 gene encoding large ribosomal subunit protein eL21-like isoform X1 has product MTNPKGYRRGTRYMFSRQFRKKGVTHLSTYMKVYKRGDIVDIKGDGAIQKGMPFKFYHGKTGRIFNVTKHAVGVVVNKRVGNRIIPKKINVRVEHIKHSNCRLDFLNRVKLNEEKKRQAKEKACRCSAKESPSSRGRVTSCRQSTTNHSGSSPSPMRSLHNVMKVFDCVLK; this is encoded by the exons ATGACGAACCCCAAGGGATACAGGCGCGGCACGCGCTACATGTTCTCAAGGCAGTTCAGGAAGAAGGGAGTGACCCATCTTTCCACGTATATGAAAGTCTACAAACGTGGTGATATTGTTGATATCAAG GGTGATGGAGCAATCCAGAAGGGAATGCCGTTCAAGTTTTACCATGGCAAGACGGGCCGTATCTTCAATGTGACGAAGCATGCTGTGGGTGTGGTGGTCAACAAGAGAGTGGG taatCGTATCATCCCCAAGAAGATCAATGTGCGTGTGGAGCACATCAAGCACTCCAACTGCCGGCTGGACTTCCTGAACCGTGTGAAGctgaatgaggagaagaagaggcaggccaAGGAGAAGGCTTGCAGGTGCAGTGCAAAAGAGAG CCCAAGCAGCCGAGGGAGGGTCACTTCGTGTCGACAAAGTACAACAAACCACAGTGGATCCAGCCCATCCCCTATGAGATCATTGCATAATGTGATGAAAGTGTTTGACTGTGTCCTGAAATAA
- the LOC143299197 gene encoding uncharacterized protein LOC143299197, giving the protein MAAVLPYPNHHDSLRTVRHQPSPSATSLQTVPGQDRRTADLGSNLDGYQVKSGRLLLQHRLGSRTTWLPVFVRVYRNAFEHFAVVSRDQSISLHSTYVNLKTSTCTACEGDSANTKFLVVQNNAEGTVISFDARDKDVVSEWVEAFTSATPPCSPTQGGVSSKLCPAIPRSPLMPPLTEADEEE; this is encoded by the coding sequence atggccgCAGTTTTACCGTACCCCAACCACCATGACAGCCTCCGGACAGTTCGtcaccaaccctccccctccgccacctCCCTTCAAACGGTGCCAGGACAGGACCGCCGCACTGCTGACCTGGGTTCAAACCTCGACGGTTACCAGGTGAAGTCAGGAAGACTACTGCTTCAGCATCGTCTGGGCTCCAGAACAACGTGGCTGCCGGTGTTCGTCAGGGTGTACAGGAACGCGTTCGAGCACTTCGCCGTGGTGAGCAGAGACCAGTCCATCTCTTTGCATTCCACCTACGTCAACCTGAAGACGTCCACCTGCACGGCGTGTGAAGGGGACTCTGCCAACACCAAGTTCCTCGTGGTGCAGAACAACGCCGAGGGGACTGTGATCAGCTTTGACGCCAGGGACAAGGACGTAGTTTCCGAGTGGGTGGAGGCGTTCACCTCCGCCACCCCTCCATGCTCCCCTACCCAGGGTGGGGTGTCTTCCAAACTGTGCCCTGCCATCCCCCGCTCGCCCCTGATGCCCCCTTTAACTGAAGCGGACGAGGAGGAGTGA